From Deinococcus aquaticus, one genomic window encodes:
- a CDS encoding FmdB family zinc ribbon protein encodes MPTYLYKNIETGEVYELQQSMRDEAYTTHPETGVPVKRILARPGIAFKGSGFYVTDSRPKGGGEGGGGE; translated from the coding sequence ATGCCCACGTACCTTTACAAGAACATCGAAACCGGCGAAGTCTACGAGTTGCAGCAGAGCATGCGCGACGAGGCCTACACCACGCACCCGGAAACGGGCGTGCCCGTCAAGCGGATCCTGGCGCGGCCCGGCATTGCCTTTAAAGGCAGCGGGTTCTACGTGACCGATTCCCGCCCCAAGGGCGGCGGCGAGGGCGGCGGCGGCGAGTGA
- a CDS encoding S1C family serine protease: MTPPGTPARPAARTGRLGLRVLGAALLLSGAVAGAYITGRVSAERALVTPDEVNTVEVAQKAIQAVVRIDNRLQRERLQVGDDPIDTGTGFFYKKDLIVTNYHVVQYQESLTVTLFNGRRVSAKIEGIDPGIDIAILRVTGVTAPATLSFGSSARLIPGQKLLTIGTPLRIQNFVGSGVFSVAASARDLNRNDGFANEVGQYIVTTASIQQGNSGGPVLDSRGAVVGVADANVSANGLIPGVIGIAVPGDLVKQSLDDLEKIGVPQRGTLGVTMVDLDNLDPALRQLAGLNSSEGALVDEVPAGTAAARAGLRGSLRNSKDQLLAPLGDIIVAVDGQRVRDSFDVIRLVAAKRPGQTVTLRVWRNKKSVDVKVTLLKRTLQ; the protein is encoded by the coding sequence GTGACTCCGCCCGGCACCCCGGCCCGCCCGGCAGCCCGCACCGGGCGGCTGGGTCTGCGCGTGCTGGGCGCGGCGCTGCTGCTGAGCGGCGCGGTCGCCGGGGCGTACATCACGGGACGGGTCAGCGCCGAGCGGGCCCTGGTCACGCCGGACGAGGTGAACACCGTCGAGGTGGCCCAGAAAGCCATTCAGGCCGTGGTGCGCATCGACAACCGCCTGCAACGCGAGAGGTTGCAGGTCGGGGATGACCCCATCGACACCGGCACGGGCTTCTTCTACAAGAAGGACCTGATCGTCACGAACTACCACGTGGTGCAGTACCAGGAGTCCCTGACGGTCACGCTGTTCAACGGGCGGCGCGTCAGTGCGAAGATCGAGGGCATCGACCCCGGCATCGACATCGCGATCCTGCGCGTGACCGGCGTGACGGCGCCTGCCACCCTGAGTTTCGGGTCGAGCGCGCGCCTGATTCCGGGGCAGAAACTGCTGACCATCGGCACGCCGCTGCGCATTCAGAATTTCGTGGGCAGCGGCGTGTTCAGCGTGGCCGCCAGCGCCCGCGACCTGAACCGCAACGACGGCTTCGCCAACGAGGTCGGGCAGTACATCGTCACGACGGCCAGCATCCAGCAGGGCAACAGCGGCGGCCCGGTCCTGGATTCACGCGGAGCGGTGGTGGGCGTGGCCGACGCGAACGTGTCGGCCAACGGCCTGATTCCAGGCGTGATCGGGATTGCCGTGCCCGGTGATCTGGTCAAGCAGAGCCTGGACGACCTGGAGAAGATCGGGGTACCGCAGCGTGGCACGCTGGGCGTGACCATGGTGGACCTGGACAACCTGGACCCGGCGCTGCGGCAACTGGCGGGCCTGAACAGTTCCGAGGGCGCCCTGGTGGACGAGGTTCCGGCCGGTACGGCCGCCGCCCGCGCTGGCCTGCGCGGCAGCCTGCGCAACAGCAAGGATCAGCTGCTCGCGCCGCTGGGCGACATCATCGTGGCGGTGGACGGCCAGCGCGTGCGCGACTCGTTCGACGTGATCCGGCTGGTGGCTGCCAAGCGCCCCGGTCAGACCGTCACCCTGCGCGTGTGGCGCAACAAGAAGAGCGTGGACGTGAAGGTCACGCTGCTCAAACGCACCCTGCAGTAA